The genomic window ATCTTTTCCACGCGTTAACTCTTTAAGTTTTTCATATGGATTTTCAATGCCATACCTTCTCATGACAGTTTGAATGGGTTCTGCTAAAACTTCCCAAGCGTGATCTAAATCATCAGATAATTTTTTTGCATTAATTTCTAATTTATTAAGACCTTTAAGACAAGAGTCAATAGCAAGGATTGTATAACCAAAACCTAGACCAATATTTCGAATGACAGTAGAGTCAGTTAAGTCTCTTTGCCATCTTGAGATAGGAAGCTTTTCTGAGAAGTGGGCTAACAATGCATTTGCAATACCAAGATTACCTTCTGAATTTTCAAAATCAATAGGATTCACTTTATGAGGCATGGTAGATGAGCCTACTTCATTTTTTTTTAATTTTTGTTTGAAATAACCAAGTGAGATATAACCCCAAATGTCTCGATTGAGATCGATCAGAATCGTATTCATTCTTATCATATTTTGAAAGAGCTCTGCCATGTAATCATGCGGCTCAATCTGTGTTGTATAAGGATTGAAAGTAAGACCAAATGACTCTACAAATGTTTTTGAAAATGCCTGCCAATTGAATGTAGGATAAGTTGTGATATGTGCATTGAAATTACCTACAGCACCATTTATTTTACCTAGAATCTCTTGTGCTTTAAATTGATCTATTTGTCTTTGCAGCCTATAAGCGACATTAGCCATTTCTTTACCCATCGTTGTTGGGCTTGCAGCTTGACCATGGGTTCTGGCCAACATAGCGTGATCACTTAAATCATGTGCTAGATCTTTTAATTTTTTAATGATGTTTTCAACGCTGGGTGTTAAAACAGTTTCCTTGGCATGTTTAATCATGAAGGCATGGGATAGATTATTAATATCTTCAGAGGTGCATGCAAAATGAATAAATTCTGAAATGCTTTTAATTTCTTGATTGTCTTTAAATTTATTTTTTAACCAATATTCAACTGCTTTTACATCGTGATTTGTTGTCTCTTCAATTTTTTTAATTTCAGCGGCATCAACTTCGCCAAAGGATTGAATAGTTTTTTGGAGTGATTCTCTTGCGGATTTGCTTAGAGCTGTAACTTCTTTAATGGCTTTTTCATCAGACAATGAAATGAGCCATTTAATTTCAACTTCAACACGGAATTTAATGAGAGCAAACTCACTAAAGTACTGGCGCAAATTATCGACTTTTTTAGCGTATCTTCCATCTAAGGGAGACAGGGCATTCAGCGTTGATAATTGCATGTAAAAATCCTATGAGACATATACTGTTATTTTAACTCGTTTTTACATCAATTTCATAAGAACCGTGGCCATTAAGACCTAATTGCTGGGTTAAATACGGCATGATTTCTTGTAATTGTTCTTTGAGTTTCCATGGTGGATTAATGATAAAAAGATAGCTACCGAACATCCCAATATCATCACTTGATTTAGCAATCGAAAGGCTTACATAAAGCCATTCTCTAACGTTCAATTTTTGAAGTTGTTTGAGCATTGTTAAGGGTTCAGGTCGATCAATCAAAGGGCACCAAACCATATAGATACCTGTTTCAAAACGTTTTAAACTGTCTTTTAAGGATTCCACCACTTTAAGGTAATCGTTTTTAATTTCGTAAGAGGGATCGGTTAAAACAAGTCCTCTTTTTGGGGGTGGCGGAATAAGGGCTTTTAATCCATTAAAGCCATCCTCACCATAGATTTTGGTATTCGGCTTTTTACCTAAAGTATGAAGAAGCGAAGTTAAGTCGGTAGGGTGTAATTCAAAGAGCCTAATTCTGTCTTCATGAGATAACATCTGACTCGCGATCCAAGGGGAGCCAGGATATTGTTTCAACTGATCGCCACCATTGAGCTTTCGAATAACTTCAGTATATTTTGCTAAAGCTAATGGTTTTTTTTCGTCATGAAAGATTTTTTTAATACCATCTAGATGTTCGGATGTTTTATTAGAAAACTCACTTTCAAGCGAATACTTTCCCGCCCCTGCGTGCGTATCAATAAACCAATAAGGTTTATTTTTTTGTTTAAGGTAATCTAAGATCAGTGTAAGCACAATATGTTTTAACACATCTGCATGATTACCTGCGTGAAAGCCGTGTCGATAACTAAGCATGGATAGAGGACATGATGAACATGGGCTATTATAGAGTTTATAAATAAAATACGTGAATTCTCACGATATAAAATAATGACACAATATAAAGAAGACTGCAGAGAATGTCCTCGACTTGCTACATTTCTAGATCAAGTTAAATTAGAGCAGCCTAATTATTTTTGTAAGCCTGTACCGCCTTTTGGCGATACATCGATTCGTTTATTGATTGTAGGTTTAGCCCCCGGTATGCACGGAGCAAACAGAACAGGTAGGCCCTTTACTGGCGATTTCGCAGGGATTCTTTTATATAAAGCCTTGTTTCACTTCGGATTTTCGAACCAACAAGAGTCAATCGCAGCTGATGATTCATTAAAGCTCATTCATTGTAGGATTACAAATGCTGTTAAATGTTTGCCTCCACAAAATAAACCCGAACCTAAAGAAATAAAACAATGTAATCACTATTTAAAGTCGGAATTAGATTTACTTCAGCCTCGCACATTAGTATTGGCTTTAGGAAGTATTGCGCATCAATCTGTTTTATCGGCCTTTCAATTGAAAAAATCTGATTATGTGTTTTCACATGGCGCTCGTCATGATTTACCTAATCAGTTAGTTTTGTATGATAGTTATCATTGCAGTCGATACAATACGCAAACAAAAAGACTTACCGAAGAAATGTTTTTTAGTGTTTTTCAATCAATCAAAAAAGAAATGGAGAATTAAAAATGCCTTACATTAATATTAAATTAGCAGGAACCTTAAACCGCGATCAAAAAGAAACTATCGCAAAAGAAATCACAGTGCTTATGGAAAAAGTAGCTCATAAACCAGCGTCGTATACCTACATTGTATTTGATGAAGTTAAAGGTGAGGATTGGTCAGTAGGGGGTAGTTTGTTAGGCTAGTTAGATGGACATTAAACCCTTTTTAAAAACACTCCCTAATTTACCTGGTGTATATCGAATGATTAATCAGGCTGGGGAAGTCATTTATGTCGGGAAAGCCAAAGACCTAAAGAAAAGGGTTTCATCTTACTTTGTTAAAACGATTGCAAGTCCTAGAACAAAAATGATGGTGGGTCACATTGACCATATTGAAATCACAGTGACGCACTCGGAAACTGAGGCTTTGATCTTAGAAAATAATATGATTAAGTCTCACATGCCGCGTTATAACGTTATTTTTAGGGATGATAAGTCTTACCCATACATTGTTCTCACTGGCGAAAAATATCCGCGTTTAGCTTTTCATCGAGGCGCTCAGAAAAAAGGAAACCAATATTTTGGACCCTTCCCGAATACAAATGCAGTAAGAGAGAGCATTCAGCTCTTACAAAAAGTTTTTAAATTAAGAACATGCGAAAACTCAGTATTCAAAAATAGATCAAGACCGTGTCTTCAATATCAGATTCATCGCTGCACTGCACCATGTGTCGATCTTATTCGAGAGGATGAGTATAAAAATGATATTAAACATGCATCACTTTTTCTAGAAGGCAAGGACAGTGAAGTTATAAGCCAACTTACAAACCAAATGAATGAAGCAGCTACTTCACACGCATATGAACATGCAGCTTTATATCGCGATCGCATTCAAAGTTTAAGACAAGTTAGAACAAAACAATTTGTCAGTGACTTTAGTGCTAGCGATGCTGACATTATTGCTTGTGTTGAAGAAGAAGGTGAATATTGCCTGAACTTAGTCATGATTCGTGCAGGCAGACATTTAGGTGACAAAAGTTTCTTTCCAAAAAACGCTACGGATGTTGAAACTCAAGATGTGATTGAAACCTTTATTGCTCAATACTATACAAATCAAACTATACCTAAATTAATCGTGACCCAAGAACATGTGAATCAATCGCTTATGTCTGAATTTTTTAAATTAAATTACGACATCGAAGTGAAGGTGATTAATAAAGCAATCGGTGATAAACGTGTATGGCTCACTATGGCGCAAAAGAATGCGCAGATTGCTTTAAAACAAAAACTGATGCAATCAGAAAGCCAGGAAAATAGGGTGGAAGCATTGAAAGCTATTTTCAATCTATCGGACTCATTTTCCAGAATCGAATGTTTTGATATTAGCCATACCATGGGCGAGGGCACGGTAGCTTCTTGTGTAGTGTTTGATAAAGGTAATCTTCAAAATAAAGAATATAGACGTTTTAATATTGAAGATATTACGCCAGGCGATGATTATGCCGCCATGCGAGAAGTATTAATGCGTCGCTACAAAAAAATTGCAACAGGTGAAGGTGTGAAGCCTGATCTTATTTTTATTGATGGGGGCAAGGGCCAGCTCAATATAGCCATTGAGGTGATTCAAGAATTAGGCTTGAGCGATATTATGCTTGTGGGTATTGCTAAAGGTGAGGGGAGAAAGCCAGGATTGGAACAACTTTTTTTAGAAGGTAAAACTGATCCCATCATTGTAAAAAAAGATAATGTTGGATTTCATCTAATCCAGCAAATAAGAGACGAAGCGCATCGTTTTGCTATTTCAGGCCACAGAGCGAAGCGTGCTAAAAAAAGAATTACTTCATCTCTAGAGGATATTGAGGGTATTGGTGCACAAAAGAGAAAAAATCTACTCGTCTATTTTGGCGGTATAGAGCGTATTAAAAATGCTAGTATTGAAGAAATTATCATGGTTGATGGTATTAATAAGAAATTAGCTGAAAAAATTTACGACTACTTTCATTGAAAAATAAATACATATGAAAATTAATGTTCCTAATGCACTTACTTTTTTCAGGGTGTTTTTGATTCCTTGTTTTGTGGGTATTTATTACCTACCTCATACTTTAATTGGTCAGCCTTTAATGAATTGGATAGGTGCTGGCATTTTCTTATTTGCGGCAATCACAGACTGGTTAGATGGATTCTTTGCGCGGTATTTAAATCAAGTCTCTAAATTCGGTGCTTTTTTTGATCCCGTAGCAGACAAATTGATGGTAGTGGCTGCCCTTCTTGTGTTGGTAGAGCTTGATCGGGTCAATGCGATTATCTCTTTAGTGATCATTGGTCGCGAGCTCTCCATTAGTTCTTTACGCGAATGGATGGCAACAATTGGCAAGCCAGGTGGTATGGCGGTAATGTTTGTAGGTAAGCTTAAGACTACGATCCAAATGATTGCTATTTTAATGCTCCTTTACTGGGACAATCTATGGTTTATCAATGTAAAGTGGATAGGTAATATATTGATTAATATAGCCGCACTGCTTACTGTAATTTCGATGGGTTATTACATTCGCATGGCATGGCCTACCTTGAGAAAGAGTATTAAAATAAGGTAAACCTCAGGGTTTGGACGAGACTTTAAATTGACACTAGCTCAAAAAACGCTAAAATACTCGCTTCTTTACGCGGGAATAGCTCAGTTGGTAGAGCGCAACCTTGCCAAGGTTGAGGTCGCGAGTTCGAGACTCGTTTCCCGCTCCAAATCAAAATCGGGGAAGCATCGTCTTCCCCTTTTTAATTTTGGAGATATTGATGTGGCGCGATAGCAAAATGGTTATGCAGCGGCCTGCAAAGCCGTAGACGCCAGTTCGATTCTGGCTCGCGCCTCCACTTATTAGTAGTTAAGCCTATTTGAGAATAATTTAGTGATAAAATTCGCTCTTAGTTTTATTTCAAAAGGCCCGGGTGGTGAAATTGGTAGACACAAGAGACTTAAAATCTCTCGCTCGCAAGGGCGTGCCGGTTCGATTCCGGCCCCGGGCACCACATTTTATTATTTCCTTGTAGTTTGAATACAACACTTCTTTGCAAAGCTTCTCTTGAGCGTGATCATCCAATACTTGATCGGTTTTTAACGATAGGAGATGTGGAGTTTTTAAATTTTTCCTACGAAGAATTTTTATGCCATTTATTGGGCATAAAGCCTAATCCAGATTACCCATTAGCTTCGATCGATTATCAGAAAAATCAAACACTTTATTATCTTTATGCAGACCCTGTGTATTTAAGTCTTCAAAGAGATACATTTTTTTTGGAAAAAAAATTAACAGGTAATTTTACTCAAAACGAAATCGAAAGTTTATGCGATGCCCTTAATGAAACATTTAAGGATGACGCTCGTGCAT from Candidatus Methylopumilus planktonicus includes these protein-coding regions:
- a CDS encoding tautomerase family protein → MPYINIKLAGTLNRDQKETIAKEITVLMEKVAHKPASYTYIVFDEVKGEDWSVGGSLLG
- a CDS encoding 23S rRNA (adenine(2030)-N(6))-methyltransferase RlmJ gives rise to the protein MLSYRHGFHAGNHADVLKHIVLTLILDYLKQKNKPYWFIDTHAGAGKYSLESEFSNKTSEHLDGIKKIFHDEKKPLALAKYTEVIRKLNGGDQLKQYPGSPWIASQMLSHEDRIRLFELHPTDLTSLLHTLGKKPNTKIYGEDGFNGLKALIPPPPKRGLVLTDPSYEIKNDYLKVVESLKDSLKRFETGIYMVWCPLIDRPEPLTMLKQLQKLNVREWLYVSLSIAKSSDDIGMFGSYLFIINPPWKLKEQLQEIMPYLTQQLGLNGHGSYEIDVKTS
- the purB gene encoding adenylosuccinate lyase: MQLSTLNALSPLDGRYAKKVDNLRQYFSEFALIKFRVEVEIKWLISLSDEKAIKEVTALSKSARESLQKTIQSFGEVDAAEIKKIEETTNHDVKAVEYWLKNKFKDNQEIKSISEFIHFACTSEDINNLSHAFMIKHAKETVLTPSVENIIKKLKDLAHDLSDHAMLARTHGQAASPTTMGKEMANVAYRLQRQIDQFKAQEILGKINGAVGNFNAHITTYPTFNWQAFSKTFVESFGLTFNPYTTQIEPHDYMAELFQNMIRMNTILIDLNRDIWGYISLGYFKQKLKKNEVGSSTMPHKVNPIDFENSEGNLGIANALLAHFSEKLPISRWQRDLTDSTVIRNIGLGFGYTILAIDSCLKGLNKLEINAKKLSDDLDHAWEVLAEPIQTVMRRYGIENPYEKLKELTRGKDHITKEVIQTFIQQLEIPQEAKDGLLRLTPASYVGDASQLAKKI
- the pgsA gene encoding CDP-diacylglycerol--glycerol-3-phosphate 3-phosphatidyltransferase; the encoded protein is MKINVPNALTFFRVFLIPCFVGIYYLPHTLIGQPLMNWIGAGIFLFAAITDWLDGFFARYLNQVSKFGAFFDPVADKLMVVAALLVLVELDRVNAIISLVIIGRELSISSLREWMATIGKPGGMAVMFVGKLKTTIQMIAILMLLYWDNLWFINVKWIGNILINIAALLTVISMGYYIRMAWPTLRKSIKIR
- the uvrC gene encoding excinuclease ABC subunit UvrC, translated to MDIKPFLKTLPNLPGVYRMINQAGEVIYVGKAKDLKKRVSSYFVKTIASPRTKMMVGHIDHIEITVTHSETEALILENNMIKSHMPRYNVIFRDDKSYPYIVLTGEKYPRLAFHRGAQKKGNQYFGPFPNTNAVRESIQLLQKVFKLRTCENSVFKNRSRPCLQYQIHRCTAPCVDLIREDEYKNDIKHASLFLEGKDSEVISQLTNQMNEAATSHAYEHAALYRDRIQSLRQVRTKQFVSDFSASDADIIACVEEEGEYCLNLVMIRAGRHLGDKSFFPKNATDVETQDVIETFIAQYYTNQTIPKLIVTQEHVNQSLMSEFFKLNYDIEVKVINKAIGDKRVWLTMAQKNAQIALKQKLMQSESQENRVEALKAIFNLSDSFSRIECFDISHTMGEGTVASCVVFDKGNLQNKEYRRFNIEDITPGDDYAAMREVLMRRYKKIATGEGVKPDLIFIDGGKGQLNIAIEVIQELGLSDIMLVGIAKGEGRKPGLEQLFLEGKTDPIIVKKDNVGFHLIQQIRDEAHRFAISGHRAKRAKKRITSSLEDIEGIGAQKRKNLLVYFGGIERIKNASIEEIIMVDGINKKLAEKIYDYFH
- a CDS encoding uracil-DNA glycosylase; its protein translation is MTQYKEDCRECPRLATFLDQVKLEQPNYFCKPVPPFGDTSIRLLIVGLAPGMHGANRTGRPFTGDFAGILLYKALFHFGFSNQQESIAADDSLKLIHCRITNAVKCLPPQNKPEPKEIKQCNHYLKSELDLLQPRTLVLALGSIAHQSVLSAFQLKKSDYVFSHGARHDLPNQLVLYDSYHCSRYNTQTKRLTEEMFFSVFQSIKKEMEN